TTAAAGCCTGGTCCAGCACCGATTTATACTTTTCCAGCGTCTGGATGGCCTGATTGGCCTTGGTCAAAATGACGCCGATATCCTTCAAGGCGTACCGCAGGTTCCCCTGGTACAGCGTAATGACGTTGCGCCGCTGCGATATGGAAACGACCAGCTTTCCCGTCTGCTTGGCCACCCGCTCCGCCGTACGATGCCGGATTCCCGTCTCCGAAGAAGAGATGGAAGGATCGGGAATGAGCTGCGTGTTCGCATACAAAATCCGCTTCACATCTTCGCTTAAAATAATGGCCCCGTCCATTTTGGCCAGTTCGTATAAATAATTCGGCGAAAAGTCGCAGTTAATGGAAAAGCCGCCGTCGACGATCTCCATCACTTCCGGGCTGTAGCCCACAACGATCAAGCCGCCGGTCTTGGCTCTGAGCACATTTTCCAGCCCTTCCCTAAAGGGGGTACCGGGTGCAACCAGCTGCAGCAGCTGACTCATTACGTCTTTTTTGCTTTCTTCACGGCTCATAGGTATCCCCTTTCTCAGGCTAATGCGACGGAAAGCGCTTCGGCTACCGTGTTCACACCGATGATTTCAATTCCCGCAGGCGGAGTCCAGCCCTTCAAGCTTTTTTCCGGCAAAATGACGCGCCTGAATCCCAGCTTGTGCGCTTCCCTTACGCGTTGGTCCACCCGGGATACGCCTCTCACTTCGCCGGTAAGCCCGACTTCCCCGAATACCACATCATAAGGTTGTGTCGGAATTTCCTTGAAGCTGGAGGCTATGCTGACGGCGATGCCCAGATCGACGGCCGGTTCGTCGAGCTTGACGCCCCCGGCGACATTCAAATAAGCATCCTGGTTTTGCAAAAACATCCCCATCCGCTTCTCCAAGACGGCTACGATCAAGGACAAGCGGTTATAGTCCACACCCGTCGCCATCCGGCGCGGTGTGGGAAAGTTCGTTTGCGATACGAGCGCCTGCAGCTCAACGAGCACAGGGCGGGTTCCTTCCATGCTTGCGACCACTGTGGAACCTGACACTCCGAGCGGACGCTCGGATAGAAATAATTCGGAAGGATTCGATACTTCCACAAGACCTTGCTCCTGCATTTCAAAAATGCCGATTTCATTCGTCGAACCGAAGCGGTTTTTCACAGCTCTCAGCAGCCGGTAGGAATGATGCCGTTCGCCCTCGAAATAAAGCACGCAATCGACCATATGCTCGAGCAGCCGCGGACCGGCGATCGCCCCTTCTTTGGTGACGTGGCCGACGAGTACGGTGGCGATCCCTTTGATTTTGGCAATCCGCATAAAATGCCCGGTGCATTCGCGCACCTGCGAAACGCTTCCCGGGGCCGAAGTGACCGCCGGATGGTAAACCGTTTGAATCGAATCGATGACCATGAAGTCCGGTTTGACTTCTTCGATGGCCTCTTCGATTTGCTCAAGGTTCGTTTCGCACAGAACATAGAGAAGTGGGGAAACAACGCCGAGCCGGTCCGCCCGAAGCTTCGTTTGCCGTACCGATTCCTCGCCGGATATGTACAGCACCTTAAGACCGGCGGTCGCCAGCGCAAATGACGTTTGCAGCAGCAGCGTCGACTTGCCGATGCCGGGATCTCCCCCGACCAGGATGAGCGAGCCGGGTACGAGCCCTCCTCCGAGGACGCGGTTAAGCTCCTGATGCTGAGTCGTAATCCGCTGTTCTTCGCCACTTTCTATATGTATGAGCGGAACCGCCTTTTCTTTCGTACGCAGCAGGGAAGAATTTAAGCCTTGCGTTTTGACCACCGTCTCGACTTCTTCCACAAAGCTGTTCCACGACTGACACCCCGGGCATTTGCCAAGCCATTTCGGCGATTCGTAACCGCATTCCTGACAATGAAACTTCGTTTTCGCTTTTGCCATACTTTCCCATTTCTCCGTCCATTTAAAGAGTCTTTTCAAAGTTTACCATTTCGTTAATTGAAAGAAAAGCCAAAAAAAAGCACTCTGTGAATAAATACACAGAATGCTTTTTTTAAAAAATATATTTACGCCTGGGCAGCGGCTTCGCTGCGTTTGA
The window above is part of the Paenibacillus hamazuiensis genome. Proteins encoded here:
- the radA gene encoding DNA repair protein RadA — protein: MAKAKTKFHCQECGYESPKWLGKCPGCQSWNSFVEEVETVVKTQGLNSSLLRTKEKAVPLIHIESGEEQRITTQHQELNRVLGGGLVPGSLILVGGDPGIGKSTLLLQTSFALATAGLKVLYISGEESVRQTKLRADRLGVVSPLLYVLCETNLEQIEEAIEEVKPDFMVIDSIQTVYHPAVTSAPGSVSQVRECTGHFMRIAKIKGIATVLVGHVTKEGAIAGPRLLEHMVDCVLYFEGERHHSYRLLRAVKNRFGSTNEIGIFEMQEQGLVEVSNPSELFLSERPLGVSGSTVVASMEGTRPVLVELQALVSQTNFPTPRRMATGVDYNRLSLIVAVLEKRMGMFLQNQDAYLNVAGGVKLDEPAVDLGIAVSIASSFKEIPTQPYDVVFGEVGLTGEVRGVSRVDQRVREAHKLGFRRVILPEKSLKGWTPPAGIEIIGVNTVAEALSVALA